One Rosa chinensis cultivar Old Blush chromosome 5, RchiOBHm-V2, whole genome shotgun sequence genomic region harbors:
- the LOC112164911 gene encoding uncharacterized protein LOC112164911, with amino-acid sequence MVPIRALKGHSTPQNVGQDFAPLAKNDGSRSFQMKTFVNAIAVGNLVFTDMAKAVTMGNIQFKSNNLQLIYSNRPTPIETSLKQTRQNLPWTLKLGLIKKNNLRWIQMNLSDYEDRI; translated from the exons ATG GTGCCCATCAGAGCGCTGAAGGGCCATTCTACACCTCAGAATGTTGGCCAAGATTTTGCACCATTGGCAAAGAATGATGGAAGCAGGAGCTTTCAAATGAAGACATTTGTAAATGCCATAGCAG TGGGAAATTTGGTCTTCACAGACATGGCAAAGGCTGTGACTATGGGGAATATCCAG TTCAAAAGCAACAACCTTCAGTTAATTTACTCCAACCGTCCAACGCCAATAGAAACAAGTCTAAAACAGACCAG GCAAAATCTCCCATGGACATTGaaactaggcctcatcaaaaa GAACAATCTCCGTTGGATCCAAATGAATTTATCTGATTATGAAGACCGCATATGA